AAGACTCATACATCAGCTTCACCAAAGCATTCCCTCAGTTCTCCACAACAACTTCTGAAGTCGATCAAATTCGAGCCCTAGAATACCATCACTTGAGCAACCACTCCAACGCCTGCTTCGACTACACCGGTTATGGCCTTTTCTCCTACTATCAGCAACAAAGAATATCTTATTCTTACCCCAcaattgcttcttcttcttcatcctcaTTTCCTTACTTCAGATCAGATGCATCCTTCTTTGATATATCATACAAGTCAGTGAACTTGCAGTCGCAGGTTCTATACGGTGGACACGAGTCAGAACTAGAATCCAGAATCAGAAAGAGAATCATGTCTTTCATGAATGTCTCCGAAGCTGAGTACACCCTTGTTTTCATTGCTAATGAGGTATCTGCTTTTAAAATTGTAGCTGATTCTTTCCAATTTCAAAACAATAGACAGCTCCTCACAGTGTATGACCATAGCAGCGAGGCTTTGGATGTGATGATTGAGAGCTGCAAGAAGCAAGGGGTGCATGTCTTGTCAGCAGAATTCTCCTGGCCAAACCTCAGATTGGAGTGGAGGAAACTAAAGAAGATGGTAACgaagaacaaaagggaaaagagaTCAAAAGGAGGTTTATTTGTTTTCCCAATTCATTCGAGGGTCACAGGAGCACCATATTCCTATGTTTGGATGTCCATGGCACAAGAAAATGGGTGGCGTGTTATGCTTGATGTGTGTGGGTTGAAACCTAAGGAAATGGGCACCTTGGGTATGTCACTTTTTAAGCCTGATTTCATGGTTTGCTCGTTCTACAAAGTTTTTGGTGAAAATCCTTCTGGTTTTGGGTGCTTGTTTGTGAAAAAGTCTAGTGTATCTTCTTTGAAAGATCCTGGTTATGCCACAAGCATAGGAATCATAAGCCTTGTCCCAGCATATAGACATGAGACTGATGAACAAGTAGTTATTGAAACTGATGAAGCAGATCATCAGCAGCAAGATGGGGCATCATCAGCAACAGAAATAGAGGAGTTAAACATAATACCCTTTGACTCATCTAGAGATACAAACAGATTAGGTACTAAAAATGAAGGCTTTGAGATTCATTGTAGAGGATTAGACCATGCAGACTCGGTGGGGTTATTACTAATTAGTAGCAGGACCAAGTACTTGGTCAATTGGCTGGTTAATGCACTAATGAGTCTTAAACATCCACATCATGAAAATAGTATTTCCCTAATTAGGATTTATGGGCCGAAGATAAGTTCTATCCGAGGACCCGCTGTGGCATTTAATGTATTTGACTGGAAAGGGGAGAAATGTGATCCTGCACTTGTGCAGAAGCTTGCTGATAGGAACAACATCTCTTTAGGGAGCTCATATTTGAGAAATATAAGGTTCTCTGACAAGAATGAAGAGGAGAGACATTGGGCCTCAGAAACAACAAGAGGTTGTTCTGAGGTTGAAGGATTGGGCCTGTCCAAGAAAAAGACACGTAGCCATGAGCCTGGGATTTTTGTTGTCACTGCTGCACTGGGCCTCTTGACAAACTTCGAAGATATCTACAGATTATGGGCTTTTCTTTCTAGGTTCCTGGATGCTGACTTTGTGGAGAAAGAGAGGTGGAGATACATGGCTCTTAACCAAAAGACTATTGAAGTATGAATGCGTTGCTTCCTATTGTTCACCAGCTCGTTATTTTTCtcaataattaacattttttatggtTACATGGTTTTAGAATCATGTTGAGCATTTGTACCAAGTTTTGTATGATAAATCTATCTCTACATTCACTTTTGATCAAAGAATTTGTaagatcaatatttttaaaaatatttcatgtgACTTGAGGGTTTTAATTCGTTTTATGGCTTTatattctctcattttttttatgataacaaataaatatgagTTTGAAAGTGCAACTTTTACAACAAAGTTATCAATCAAGCTAGTCGTAAACTCGTAATACTGTACTATGTTCAAAGAGATATCAGATCATacagaaacaaataaatatcaGAGCAAGTAACAAAGCATAAGAGAATTACTAAACACTTGATCAACGTGATTGCCTAGACATTGTATTGCGTGGATTTAAGGTAGATCTTCGTCCAATCTCTCTAATAAGCATAGTTTTCTCCATTGAAGGTTGGAGGCCTTgacaaggaatttttttttttttttttggataaattgtCCTTCAAGATTTGTCATCATAGACCTTTGTCTTCTAACATTATTAAGTGTTCAATCCTTACAGATTGAGCTCTCATATCAAACTTCAAAACACAAGGAAACACAAGAAGGAGCAATTAattgtgtttaaaaaaaaattgcaaatctTTTTGAAAGACtatgtataatttgtttaatGAGATGGTAtcaaacaacttttaaaataaacctttttaaaaacaaatataaatcattatttGAAACACAACGTTAAATAAGATACAAGAGAAAATCATACAAGAGATTAATGTTGATTCGTCTCACTCCAGTCCAAGATTATGTTCAGATATTGACACACAATTgagtttttaatataatttatacacaAATTACAAAGTATTATTTGTATAAATCTCTTCAAGTTCAATACCAAGTAGTATTTTTCTTGCCCCTCCAAGTAATCagtcaaatattttttaccCAACAGCCTTTTAATTAGAAGTATGTCTTAAATTAAGTACTTCACAATCAcaataaattaatgttataaaaataagttagtaaTTAATACATCTATATTCCtattaattagaagaaaaatataccttttttttACCGTCAAGAAATATATACCTatgtatttcttaaaaaaaacggaaataacataaaattataatttagttaccggatcaataaaaatacatatctTTTATacatactattattattattattattttgctactattgaaaataaaagaataagtgGCACTCTTACTAGCTAAACTACATGTAACTCGATCTCTTTATGTGTGTACTGTGTCAGAAGTGGTagtatacaatcatcaatatTCAGATTGTAATGGATTTCAAACTCGACGGTTGACACACATCAATTTATTTCGGTAGTTGttcatttatttcatttagcaagaaaatttattatatttcttaatttttagaaaataacattaaatatgtaTGGATGGATGGAGTGGCGGATTTACACTTACCTGAAAGGGTGCATATGCATcctctcattttattttaatacatatatattttaatacatatgtatattttattccctcttaattaagtatatttgaattctttatctttaattttttttcttttcatgataataattattaattaattttattaaataaattgtcCTCTAACTTAGGGTCCTAGATCCATAACTCATGATATACTACAAGTTAAGTGAGATCATAAGTTTGCTCGCAATTTAGCTCATTACTATgtattatctaatttttttaactcctTTATAAAAACAGTAGAATTTGATTTTCCATATGATtaatttaagaattattattattattattatttatgtagGAAATATTTAGTgagtttgagagagagagagaggtatgAGGAGTTAATTTTAACCatataaagataattaatattattttaattagttttaatcttaattatctATTTGAATTACACATGTAAGATTAGCTTATTCTCTTACATGATTATTATTAAAGTCACGtaattacttaaataatttacatgactttttactcaagtgtattttttaatttactgtatATTATGTCTTTTTGAATTCACGTAACatataataatagtaaattatattaagttaattaatattaaaacgacatattaataaatgaatttgtattattttatttattttgttcattattcatcaaataaacaatgtaaatcataaaaaattatcaagtaACTTAAGTATTTAtcatgtatgattttttttttgtcttgtacCGTAATACATATCAAACCCATATCCTATATGTTATAATCGTGACATTTATGATAAGATCTAATATGCGGCATACAATTTAACTTGTAAAATgcacaaattaaaacaatagctagtttaaataaataataaattattatattataaatctgAATTCTTATATTGGTTGAGTGTTTTTTTAAGAGAGATTGAGTGCTTTTATGAACTACTTTTTTATACAGGTTTTATGAACTGTTATTTAAGATCATTTTTAGGAGTTTTTCTTAAGCCACAATGTTTTTAAGAATTGTTATCATTCTCATTGAGTGACATATCTATCCTAATCTCATATATtgaacatttaatttaattttttagtttaactaatcttatatattactaaatattttttttttcattcagcaatatatatatatatatatatatatatatatatatatatatatatatatattacataagcTAACgtactaattttcttaaaatattaaattagaaaatctCACCCCTCAACTTGTCGTATTTGGAATGGAATTATGAATATTCCAAAGCTCGAGGACGAACAGTGCAAGATGTTGTCAATCAGGAAaatgttaaattgatttatGGGCCTCTATAATTTtaccaaatttttaatttggtttaaaatgattttattaattgaatttctggatttttttttctttttttagttgaaTTCTCCCATCTAATTATTTCTACGAAAAATTAAGTACACATACCTAATTTTGTTGTGCTCAGAACATACTCCAAAAACATCAATTCACTATGTGTATTTCTAATTAAATGtttatagttaatttttaataataaaaaaataaaccagaaaagttcaaatgaaaaataaaaattcagatacgtaattaaaaaaattaataatttgatttttttttataaaagtatagAACTTGCAGAATTATTACACCTTTAAAAAACTGCATGAAATCAATTCAATaggggtaaagaaaaaaaaaatttcatgaaatCCTGGGTgagttaatttaaattttaaaaaataattttaaaataaatattttttatagaaatattttttaaagaagtaaataagatttatttcttaaaaaatagaaaataaataattttttaagtaaaattagcCTTTTTTCttctgtaaataaaaaatatttagataaatatatcaaaaaaatcataaaaatattttttattaaaaaaaacatttatttttaaaatataacattaaacaAACTAGTCCCTGTCCAATTAACCGGGTTCTTGGGACGTAGTCTGTGTGGGGACTGGGGACAACGTGGCTGGCAGTACCAGATTCAGTCATGTGCGTGAGCAGACTGTGTGCGAATCTGCGAATATATTTGGCTCTTTAAAAGcactatttaataaatatactttaatatcgttgataaaatatttaaccaGTTGAAAGAGTTCGTGTCTATgtctatgtttttttaaataattaaaaaataaaaaatagttgaaaagtGTAATGgtagttatattttaaagattcagaaaagaaatggaaataattatatattaaagagcaatttaaaaataaaaaatgtatattaaaggagattattatttttataaatagtaataaattaataattatagataaatatgttgtaattaagaattttaataCTTAACCATAAATTCTTTTTGAcaagaaagaattaaaaatcataaaatcaaaattcaaattaaatttaaataagaaaatataaatattttgtattaaaactTTACTTAATTACATTGTTTATTCATTTCAACAAtggtattttatttaatacaacaaacaattaaaactaaaattacgcTTAGTAAACATCTTATATTTGTATCTATGTTGTTATTAAGacacaaatttaaaatgatatttttttattagacacaaCCTATATATGTTTcttgcataaattatttttaaattaaaaatatccatAAGAAAAGAATAGATAAAATGTAGTggcaaataataatttttagactaaaaatatttttgacaatcctttattttctaattatttgcTACTACATTTTATATCTTCtttgaattataaatatttttagtctaaaaataatttttgaaacaataaattttggactaaaatttgtaaatttaagaaaagaattattcgggaaaaattataattttttttctcaatactcttaaatattttacaataattttatatattaaaagataaatgcattttcttttttataaaaattgaataaaaagattaaaatatattaattaattaggtgaaaaaataattaaatgaaaagaatgaaattaataattttaataaattaatataatttttttttataaattcaatgttattaactatattattattaaatttggtGAAAGAGTATGAATTAGATAAAAGAATGAGTGGAGTAGTAGAGATTTGAGACACTGATTGTGATTATATGGTGGAAAAAGTGTGTACAAGTCAGTTGGTGCAAGTTGCGATTGTCTGGCGGAACGAAGGAATGGCAAGACCCGGTAAATAGAGGGAAAATCAAAGGTTAGATTATTGTAGGAAAATAGCCAATTCTGCATTAGTTGCGAAGCTAACGACCTCTACCTTCACATTTTGCGACGTCAAAATCACATAAGGTCCTCGCTGCTGCTAAGTGCCTCCTTCTtcctcctatatatatatatatacatatatgcacGTAAAGCCTCTTCGCACAACTTAACCCTCTCTCTCTGAGATGGCAAAGAATGTGGGGATTCTCGCTATCGACATCTACTTCCCTCCCACCTGTATTCAGCAGGTTAccacatctctctctctctctaaatccACTTTCGTTTCCTTAATTTGACTTTTCTTTGTTTCGAAAATCCCATGATTTGCACAACGCTGACCACATGCGAGTTTGTTTTTGCTAATTAATGTcgattaattaatgaaataaaaagaagaaaaaaaaaactgacacAGAAGTTTAGTTCGGTACACGGATTTCGTTTTCGGTTTTATGTTGTATGATTGAATAAATGAAGATCATTAAAAGTGTTTCTCTGTGTAAAAAATCATGAGATCCCCCCAAAACTGCATCCAAAATccaaattatgattattatggCTTATACGATTAGGAGCTATATCTCATGTGGTCATGCCATTTGTTTTATTATCTCACTGATGTAAATTGAAATTATgtgctctttttcttttttctttttttatccctTTAAATAGTGTTTTCAGTTTCTTCACTTTATGCAGGAATTGCTGGAGGCTCATGATGGTGCCAGTAAAGGGAAATATACTATTGGACTTGGTCAAGATTGCATGGCGTTTTGTACAGAAGTAGAAGATGTCATCTCGATGAGGTTTCAATACTATTGATAATCTGTTTAGTTATGTTTAGGCAATAGTAGATATTAGATGCTACTATGTTTGGACCTGCCATTGTATATAAttgctattattattgttattgctGCTCCTTGAGCCAGAAATTTAGTTTGAGGGGAGAcagaaaaaacatatataacaaTCATAACATGAAGAAACAAGTCCCTTTTCTTTtcctgttttatttttctatatttttttctttttcgtttgcAATGAATAAATACTACCTAGTGTTGAAAGGAAGAATGTAACGTCTGAATCCATCTTTATTCCATCATAAATCCTTTATAACCATGTAAAGGATATGAGTTTATTGCATTATACACAGCAAATATTTCAATgccatattattattttaatcttctACAGTCTTATATTATTGATGTAGTTTTCACTTTACTGCTTGTATAACACTAGACATACCCACCAAAGCCATCTTGATGATATTTTGCTCTGTTTGCTTCTTTTGTGTTAAGATTTAGATAAGACTTTGCTGTTGAGGACTAACTCTGGCATTTTCAGTTTGACAGTAGTTTCTTCCCTTCTTGAAAAGTATGCGATTGATCCTAAACAAATTGGTCGTCTGGAAGTAGGCAGTGAGACTGTGATTGACAAAAGCAAATCCATCAAAACTTTCATCATGCAAATCTTTGAGGTATCCTTTCAGTGTCAAACTACATGGATAGATGATTCTCCTTGTCAAAGTAAACTGACTTTCTTCACAATGTGATGGTAGTTTAAAAACTTAACTGATATAAATTCATATTATGTAATTATACATATGGAATGATTAAACCTTAGATTCAAGTATTTAATGTTGGATTGGAGATCTTTAGCGGTCAATGTTGGGCAATCAAACAGAGAGTACAGCTGAAGTGGTTCATACTATCTGGGCTCTTTTCATCTTTGATTCTATACCCAGATTGGATACTAGTTTCTTCAATGGAATTTCATTAAGTAATGTTCCACTGTCTCAAATATAATAAGTACTGTTAATAATCAGAATGGTTTGGTTCTGTTAATAACTTTGAGGATCAAACTATCTATTTCTGTAGCTTTGAAATACAATATTCATTTACTTGTCTGAAACACGCAGAAATATGGAAATACCGATATTGAGGGCGTTGATTCAACTAATGCATGCTATGGAGGAACTGCTGCTTTGTTCAATTGTGTCAATTGGGTGGAGAGCAGCTCATGGGATGGACGCTATGGACTTGTTGTCTGCACTGACAGTGCTGTAAGATCATTTCCATATTCACGGCCTTTGGACTATATATTTAGTAACAGGGAACATGTTTCGCATTCCCTTTTAAATGTGAAATTCTAAGAACAGCTACAAGTTATGAACTTTGATGCTTCTCCTAGATTTTGTTGTACAATGAGGTTAGTCTCAGCTCAAGCATGTGTCACTGATGGGTTCCTTTCTCAGGTCTATGCTGAAGGACCTGCTCGGCCTACTGGTGGAGCCGCTGCTGTTGCCATGCTAATTGGTCCTGATGCTCCCATTTCTTTTGAAAGCAAATTGAGGGGAAGTCATATGGCTCATGCCTATGATTTTTACAAGCCTAATCTTGCCAGTGAATATCCAGTAAGATGTTCTGCCTCTTTGCATTTCGTGTCATAGAACTTTTGACTATGGGATCCTATGTTTTGAAAGCTAACTTCCATTTCCCCTACTAATGTGAAAGCAATCATTgcaattttcttttggtttgaGAAAGTGCTGACGGATAGCATTTGACAGTGTTCATTCTTtacttttgagttttgactAACTACAATTAATCCgtgtaatttatgttttataggTGGTTGATGGGAAGCTTTCTCAAACTTGTTACCTTATGGCCCTTGATTCTTGCTATAATCACTTAAGTCACAAGTAGGCTTCTATTGTTAATATAGTTTTTCTGAAATTTAGTCTGTAAATTTAAACCAAGCACCTTATGACATTGCTTTTTTTTGTAGATATGAGAAACAAGAGGGAAAACAATTTTCTATTTCTGATGCAGAATACTTTGTATTTCACTCTCCATACAACAAGGTAATTTAGACTATAAGcatttctttttaatatctTAACCCCCCACCCCCTCTAAGAATGCTTTGTATAATGATCATTCATATGATTGTATCTCCCTTAATTGATATCTAcatgtgtatttttttgtcTGTTTATATATCTCTTTAATACTTTGAGTTATTGCAGCTTGTACAAAAAAGTTTTGCTCGTTTGGTGTTCAATGACTTCTTGAAAAATGCcaggttcttttttatttttccatcatCTGGAaaccttttcatttttaattccttCATGTATTGGCGTTTAAAAGTTCGTTATGATTACAGTTTTGTGGATGAGGCTgccaaagaaaagctggaaccTTTTGCAACATTATCTGGTGATGAGAGCTATCAAAGCCGGGATCTAGAAAAGGTCTGAGAGCAGAGTTCTAAGTATAGTTTTGGAAGTAAAAcaatattcttctttttcttttagtcACTCATTTTCCATTTTTCGTTCGGGTTGGAGAGCAAAATGTGATTTCCCATTTATGTAACTATTAATAAAATGGACAATTTGAAACTTTTGCTAATGGTGTGAACTATTCTTGATTTCCAGGCATCCCAGCAAGTTGCAAAGCCTCAATACGATGCAAAGGTGCAGCCAACCACCTTGATACCGAAACAAGTTGGCAACATGTACACCGCATCTCTTTATGCAGCCTTTATTTCACTTATTCACAACAAGCATAGCACATTGGTGAATATTCTTAACACTCTCAGTCAAATATAAGCCCCTTCTCAACAAAGGTTCATGCTTTCTatataatatttacattttacaattTTCAGGATGGTAAGAGGGTAATATTGTTCTCGTATGGAAGTGGCTTAACTTCCACAATGTTCTCTTTGCTATTACGTGAAGGTCAACATCCATTTAGCCTGTCAAACATTGATAAAATGATGGATGTTGCTGGGAAATTGAAGTCAAGACATGAGGTATTTATCTTCAAGACTCTTACAAAAATAGAAGTATTCCACAGGTGCTGTCAGATTTAAGATTTACTTTGAATATATAGCTGCATGCTCCAGCAATACATTAATGCATCTTTTATTGACCATAAAGAAagcatgtgattttttttttataattactcgATTAACTAGTGTCTAAGTTGATAAAGACAGATTTTGGaaaatttctttgttttttgttcttccttttagtCGTGTACCTCAAGTAATTTTAATGACTTGGGAATATTCGTCTCTTTAAACCCCCTGGACTTTGGCTTGAGGAtcaataattttacataattacatATCAGCAACTGAAGTTTACCAGACTTTCTTGTTGACCATATTGTTTTAATGCTCAACAAGACGCTGAAAGCAGAACACTTTGTGGGTTATACAGTTTATTAGACTTTTGATGAGTGCAATTCTTTATGCAGTTTCCACCAGAGAAATTTGTTGAAACCATGAAGCTAATGGAACATAGGTATGGTGGCAAGGAGTTTGTAACAAGCAAGGACACCAGCCTTTTATCTCCAGGCACATTCTATCTCACTGAAGTTGACTCCATGTATAGGAGATTCTATGCAAAGAAAACTAGTGAAAATGGTTTGGTCACCAATGGTCACTGACGTTTTACTTAGAGAACGTGTAATACCTGGAAACCAGGAATTCAACTGTGCTTAGCATTTAGAAGGCTGTTCTCGTTTGGATTAGTTTCTTCTTAAGGGAAGACAAACGAACAATTATGAAATCTGTAGGAGCCAGGTGTTGTTAGTTCAAAAATTTTCCGAAACTCTTCAAGTTTAAATGATTCCACCAAAAATTGTTTCTAGCAATTATGCTTTTGAATATGTAGAGCACTGTGAAGGATTGGACATTATAAGTTTGAGTACTCGGTATTCTGTTAACGAAGGGGGTCGCAGTTTACAGTTACTCtgattatttcttttcatttcgtaaaaaagaaagaataaattatacaaaCACTTCTTCAAATttcgtgattttttttataaacgaaAAAGTATACActgatactttttttaaaataaagtatacaATTTTTTGTATACAATGGTCGCACTAAATTTGAATCTGGAATCTCATACATGTTATTCCAAATCTTCCACCACTAGGTCATTCCAGTGGTTAGGTAAAGTATACATTGATACTTACTTcctcaattatttaaaaatatatattgacctttctttatgattttatatatcaCATTATCTCTTTTTAGTTACTTAAAAATATACACTGATcctctcttaattatttttaaaaaattacatttggaCTCTCCTAAAAGAAGATTAGTGTAAATGTTAAAAGATACAGGATGTTTGTGTAATTATGTAAGAAAGTTGGTGTAATTTACTCAATGAAACCCCAACACAATCGTGTGTATTCTACTACACTGTTGATTTGTCAAATTAGTGATTTGAAATCACGGGATGTTTTTACACTGTTACATGACAATTGGCTTGCTATGTTCTCTAACTCTGAATTGAGAGGAAAGAGTCTAATAACCTTTATATAAATAAGTATAATAATCTCTTCaataatctttttattattattattattattataaaaatagagataaaaaacGATTTTCTGGGCCTAGCTTAGATGGTGACAGCCCAGGACCCAAGGCTAGGAAGggttcaatttaaaaaaaaaaaaatctatatagtTTACATGtgatgtttttaatattaatttgtgttgtttttataaatagatTGAAATCACTATCTTTtattatctcattttttatatctaaattAAAATGTGTGTTCATGTGAATGTGTatgcaaatttttttaactgtctatttattttaatttaaataatactaatttacaatttaaattattttttgtaaatttaaatataatttatatattaaaaaaatatttattatgaattataaTATTAACTACATAAATAACATTTATCTTGTATAATttacaaactaaaatattagttaaaattaaaagtttcatcttttttccgaatacaataaaaaataaactgcaatttttattatttctatacGATAAAATATAGTATATTAATAAACTATAAAATCACATGTAATATTTATTCTAAGATGATAATATTTGGTTGATGACAgagaatggaaaaaaaattgaatgaagaatatgatacttttttatttgttgaaattaagttatacaattaatgtaataaaatataatatttttaataacattacgtgtttattatttttatgttatatatgttTACATCttagaatatttatatataagagaAACTTATTTAGTGTTTCGATTATGGCTCATAAAATATTGTAACTTGTCCTAACTCCACCCACAAGCTTACTAAAGTTATGAAAGACCAAAATAACAATTAAGTTTAATATTGTTAAGTTAAAAGATATTTATGTCTTAAAGATGAATCATAActctaattattttgattaaatataaataaatacaaatgataaaaattacatCTGATATGTTATCAGATCATGACCTGTCACGGTACATTAAAAGTTGTCAAATGATGCACTCATCAAACAATATGATATAACATGTAAGTAGTGTATTTAATatcttcatttaatattttatgttttagattCTTTCATGTATAAAATATTCTCTTAAAATATGTCAAAGTTCTATGAATAATAAAAGTAATTCAGAGTCTGGAAGAAACTGATTCTCATCAAAAGACGTGTTTTGTTGTTGAAGATTTATGATGATAAAAGAAGTGACTTTCCTGTTCAATTACAAGACACATTATCTTATCAATATGAACTTTGCATGAAAAAAAGATGTGTATTTAATACAAGAATTAAATGCTCCAACGAACTCGAGAcataagatgaaaaataaagtgAAGAATCCAATAGTTGAGAAATAACGGATACTTGGAGATGA
This region of Glycine soja cultivar W05 chromosome 17, ASM419377v2, whole genome shotgun sequence genomic DNA includes:
- the LOC114392213 gene encoding molybdenum cofactor sulfurase-like, which encodes MHPSRAEAAASQPCFNGCFPSPLLASEKSHRTTSSKPKVVNNNNVTSSHDDFVAATSSTLHPHTNFTNHESLPSLQDSYISFTKAFPQFSTTTSEVDQIRALEYHHLSNHSNACFDYTGYGLFSYYQQQRISYSYPTIASSSSSSFPYFRSDASFFDISYKSVNLQSQVLYGGHESELESRIRKRIMSFMNVSEAEYTLVFIANEVSAFKIVADSFQFQNNRQLLTVYDHSSEALDVMIESCKKQGVHVLSAEFSWPNLRLEWRKLKKMVTKNKREKRSKGGLFVFPIHSRVTGAPYSYVWMSMAQENGWRVMLDVCGLKPKEMGTLGMSLFKPDFMVCSFYKVFGENPSGFGCLFVKKSSVSSLKDPGYATSIGIISLVPAYRHETDEQVVIETDEADHQQQDGASSATEIEELNIIPFDSSRDTNRLGTKNEGFEIHCRGLDHADSVGLLLISSRTKYLVNWLVNALMSLKHPHHENSISLIRIYGPKISSIRGPAVAFNVFDWKGEKCDPALVQKLADRNNISLGSSYLRNIRFSDKNEEERHWASETTRGCSEVEGLGLSKKKTRSHEPGIFVVTAALGLLTNFEDIYRLWAFLSRFLDADFVEKERWRYMALNQKTIEV
- the LOC114394020 gene encoding hydroxymethylglutaryl-CoA synthase-like, which encodes MAKNVGILAIDIYFPPTCIQQELLEAHDGASKGKYTIGLGQDCMAFCTEVEDVISMSLTVVSSLLEKYAIDPKQIGRLEVGSETVIDKSKSIKTFIMQIFEKYGNTDIEGVDSTNACYGGTAALFNCVNWVESSSWDGRYGLVVCTDSAVYAEGPARPTGGAAAVAMLIGPDAPISFESKLRGSHMAHAYDFYKPNLASEYPVVDGKLSQTCYLMALDSCYNHLSHKYEKQEGKQFSISDAEYFVFHSPYNKLVQKSFARLVFNDFLKNASFVDEAAKEKLEPFATLSGDESYQSRDLEKASQQVAKPQYDAKVQPTTLIPKQVGNMYTASLYAAFISLIHNKHSTLDGKRVILFSYGSGLTSTMFSLLLREGQHPFSLSNIDKMMDVAGKLKSRHEFPPEKFVETMKLMEHRYGGKEFVTSKDTSLLSPGTFYLTEVDSMYRRFYAKKTSENGLVTNGH